Part of the Anaerolineae bacterium genome is shown below.
CTTGCTCAATTTGATATTGACCCCATCGGCCCCGCCCCCTAAAGCCAGAATGTCACCGGCCTGTTGCACGCTCTCATCGGCAATGAGCGGCGGCATGTGGCCGGGCAGCAACGAACGCAACCGCTGCCAGTGCTCAAGGTTGCCCCGGCGCAGGGGCTGCTCGATAAAAAGTAAGTCATAAGCCGCCAGGCGAGGAATAAGGTGCGCGGCTTCGTCCACGCTCCAGGCGCTATTGGCGTCTACACAAAGGCGAGCGTTGGTTTCCGCGCGCGCCATACGCACAATGGCTTCGTCGGCCTGCACATCGCCGGTCCCCAGTTTTAGTTTGATAATGGGGAAACCCGCCACAGCCCGCACTTGTTGCCGCAAATCCGCTTCGTCTGTGGGGATGCTGATGGTGATGGCGCTGAGTGGACTTTGCGCCGGATTCAACCCCCATAACTGATAGAGCGGATAGCCCAACTGTTTGGCCCAGAAATCGTGCAGAGCGATGTCTATGGCGCTGCGAGCCGGAGCCGGGCC
Proteins encoded:
- a CDS encoding dipeptide epimerase, yielding MVEPITLTLKTPFRIAHGTSVVRHNVLVHLGDSVGEGAIMPYGGYTQAEVVAYLQNLDAAGLLGDNPLALEDMLDRLPPGPAPARSAIDIALHDFWAKQLGYPLYQLWGLNPAQSPLSAITISIPTDEADLRQQVRAVAGFPIIKLKLGTGDVQADEAIVRMARAETNARLCVDANSAWSVDEAAHLIPRLAAYDLLFIEQPLRRGNLEHWQRLRSLLPGHMPPLIADESVQQAGDILALGGGADGVNIKLSKAGGLREARRMITLARTLGMQVMLGCATESAVGITAAAHLAPLVDFADLDGNLNVDNNPYAGVRLEQGKLCLPAGPGLGVTRLG